A single Streptomyces mirabilis DNA region contains:
- a CDS encoding serine hydrolase domain-containing protein, whose protein sequence is MSRDALAEFVEAKAKEFDIPGAAVGVWVDGRELTACHGVTSIDNPLPVDRDTLFVLGSVTKTYTATAIMRLVEAGRVELDAPVRRYVPELRLPDEDAAARITILNLLNHTAGLDTRMVFDSGDGDDALAGEVTKMAEVALIGPVGGRASYSQLGYNLLGRVIENVTGETYEAAVASLVLEQVGLANSVFTAGQAITRRFAVGHNLSEGALKVVRTWKGTRGNNPGGGLVSSVSDQLRWARFHLGGGDLARRMQEPTVELHGSTLGDAVGLGWFLRDVDGVRTVGHGGSSNGQFANLLLVPERDFAVVAVSNAGPDSGLEFNQAVLRWALEHYLGVVERDPEPLPYDPQRAREIIGHYENEFMTLIIDTDGDTMTVECRIKPEIRTASERELPPDLPPAGLGLLPGSGDEYIVTGGGLIGQRGFLTRDADGAIIGADLAGRLFNRAPTPAE, encoded by the coding sequence ATGTCACGCGATGCGCTGGCGGAGTTCGTCGAGGCGAAGGCCAAGGAGTTCGACATCCCGGGTGCAGCGGTGGGGGTCTGGGTGGACGGACGGGAGCTGACCGCCTGTCACGGCGTGACGAGCATCGACAACCCGCTGCCCGTCGACCGGGACACGCTGTTCGTGCTTGGCTCGGTCACCAAGACCTACACGGCGACCGCGATCATGCGCCTGGTCGAAGCAGGGCGGGTCGAGTTGGACGCGCCGGTCCGCCGCTACGTCCCCGAACTCCGGCTCCCCGACGAGGACGCGGCAGCGCGGATCACCATCCTGAACCTGCTCAACCACACCGCCGGGCTGGACACCCGGATGGTCTTCGACAGCGGAGACGGAGACGACGCGCTGGCCGGCGAGGTGACCAAGATGGCCGAGGTGGCGCTGATCGGTCCGGTCGGCGGGCGTGCCTCCTACAGCCAGCTCGGCTACAACCTGCTCGGCCGGGTCATCGAGAACGTCACCGGCGAGACCTACGAGGCCGCTGTCGCCTCACTCGTCCTGGAGCAGGTCGGCCTGGCCAACAGCGTCTTCACCGCCGGACAGGCCATCACCCGCCGGTTCGCCGTGGGCCACAACCTCAGCGAAGGGGCGCTCAAGGTCGTCCGGACATGGAAGGGCACGCGCGGCAACAACCCGGGCGGCGGCCTGGTGTCCTCGGTCTCCGACCAGCTGCGCTGGGCCCGGTTCCACCTCGGCGGCGGTGACCTGGCGCGGCGGATGCAGGAGCCGACGGTGGAGCTGCACGGCTCCACGCTCGGTGACGCCGTCGGCCTCGGCTGGTTCCTGCGCGACGTGGACGGTGTGCGCACCGTCGGGCACGGCGGATCGTCCAATGGCCAGTTCGCCAACCTGCTGCTGGTTCCGGAGCGGGACTTCGCCGTCGTGGCGGTGTCCAACGCCGGGCCCGACAGCGGGCTGGAGTTCAATCAGGCCGTGCTCCGCTGGGCGCTCGAGCACTACCTCGGCGTGGTCGAGCGCGACCCCGAGCCGCTCCCGTATGACCCGCAACGCGCTCGGGAGATCATCGGGCACTACGAGAACGAATTCATGACGCTGATCATCGACACCGACGGTGACACGATGACGGTCGAATGCCGGATCAAGCCGGAGATCCGCACGGCGTCCGAGAGGGAACTGCCACCGGACCTGCCGCCGGCCGGGCTCGGCCTGCTCCCCGGAAGCGGCGACGAGTACATCGTCACCGGCGGCGGCTTGATCGGCCAGCGCGGTTTCCTCACCCGCGACGCCGACGGCGCCATCATCGGGGCGGACCTGGCCGGACGGCTCTTCAACCGGGCTCCGACACCCGCCGAGTGA